In Oenanthe melanoleuca isolate GR-GAL-2019-014 chromosome 8, OMel1.0, whole genome shotgun sequence, a single genomic region encodes these proteins:
- the LOC130256447 gene encoding flavin-containing monooxygenase 5-like isoform X3 has product MAKKVAIIGGGSSGLCAIKACLQEGLEPVCFERTGDIGGLWRFEERPEDGRASIYRSVIINTSKEMMCFSDFPIPDDFPNYMHNSKIMEYFRMYARRFDLLRHIRFRTSVCRVSKRPDFASSGQWEVLTESEGKREAAVFDAVLVCSGHHTDAHLPLSSFPGIEKFKGRYLHSRDYKDAQAFTNKRVVVIGIGNSGSDLAVEISQTAQQVFLSTRRGAWILNRVGDQGYPIDTILTTRLKTFLQELFSSSMACDYMEKKLNARFDHSRYGLKPKHRVLHQHPTINDDLPNRIISGRVRVKPNVQEFTETSAIFEDGTRENIDAVVFATGYSFSFPFLEGCVKVVENQIPLYKFVFPPDLEKPTLAFIGLVQPLGAIMPISELQCRWATRVFKGLNELPPRHDMEADIEQKKEAMAKRYVKSQRHTIQVDYIPYMDELACQLGVKPSLLTLLLTDPKLAVEVAFGPCTPYQYRLRGPGAWAGAREAILTQQQRILKPLQTRHVEESTLAPAMPLIFKLVGAVAILAAVFAYL; this is encoded by the exons ATGGCAAAGAAGGTGGCCATCATCGGCGGGGGCAGCAGCGGGCTGTGCGCCATCAAAGCCtgcctgcaggaggggctggagcccgTCTGCTTCGAGAGGACCGGCGACATCGGAGGCCTCTGGAGGTTTGAG GAGCGTCCTGAGGACGGCCGTGCCAGCATCTACCGCTCCGTCATCATCAACACCTCCAAGGAGATGATGTGCTTCAGCGACTTCCCCATCCCCGACGACTTCCCCAACTACATGCACAACTCCAAGATCATGGAATACTTCCGCATGTACGCCCGGCGCTTCGACCTGCTGCGCCACATCCGCTTCAGG ACCAGCGTGTGCCGCGTGTCCAAGCGCCCCGACTTCGCCAGCAGCGGCCAGTGGGAGGTGCTGACGGAGAGCGAGGGCAAGCGGGAGGCGGCCGTCTTCGACGCCGTGCTGGTGTGCAGCGGGCACCACACCGACGCGCATCTCCcgctcagctccttcccag GAATTGAGAAGTTCAAGGGCCGCTACCTCCACAGCCGAGACTACAAGGATGCTCAGGCTTTCACAAACAAAAGGGTTGTAGTCATCGGGATCGGGAATTCGGGGTCAGACCTGGCTGTGGAGATCAGCCAAACGGCCCAGCAG GTCTTCCTCAGCACCCGCCGGGGTGCGTGGATCCTCAACCGTGTTGGAGATCAGGGCTACCCCATCGACACCATCTTAACCACCCGCTTAAAGAcattcctgcaggagctgttcagCTCATCCATGGCATGTGACTACATGGAGAAGAAGCTGAATGCCAGGTTTGACCACTCACGTTACGGCCTGAAGCCGAAACACAG GGTCCTTCACCAGCACCCGACCATCAACGATGACCTGCCCAACCGCATCATTTCGGGCAGGGTGCGGGTGAAGCCGAACGTCCAGGAGTTCACAGAGACATCTGCCATCTTTGAGGATGGCACCAGGGAAAACATCGATGCTGTGGTTTTTGCCACGGGATAcagcttctccttccccttccttgaGGGCTGTGTGAAGGTGGTGGAGAACCAGATTCCCCTCTACAAATTCGTGTTTCCCCCTGATCTGGAGAAGCCAACGCTGGCTTTCATTGGCCTCGTCCAGCCCCTGGGTGCCATCATGCCCATCTCAGAGCTCCAGTGTCGCTGGGCCACCCGTGTCTTTAAAG GGCTGAACGAGCTGCCCCCACGGCATGACATGGAGGCTGACATTGAGCAGAAGAAAGAAGCGATGGCAAAGCG gtaCGTGAAGAGCCAGCGGCACACCATCCAGGTGGATTACATCCCATACATGGACGAGCTCGCCTGCCAGCTGGGGGTGAAGCCCAGCCTGCTCACGCTGCTCCTCACGGACCCCAAGCTGGCGGTGGAGGTGGCTTTCGGTCCCTGCACGCCGTACCAGTACCGGCTGCGGGGCCCGGGCGCCTGGGCGGGTGCCAGGGAGGCCAtcctcacccagcagcagcGCATCCTCAAACCCCTGCAGACACGACACGTGGAAGAAAGCACCTTAGCCCCTGCCATGCCCCTCATCTTCAAGCTGGTCGGGGCTGTGGCCATCCTGGCAGCTGTTTTTGCTTACTTGTAG
- the PLPP6 gene encoding polyisoprenoid diphosphate/phosphate phosphohydrolase PLPP6: protein MPSPRSSRERRAGSSSGSGGRLEFLSLSQRGPAAPDSPSRRREPAAAAAPLPEEDCMKLNPSFVGIALSSLLAIDLWASKRLGVCAGEGSAWGSARPLMKVIEVSGHGIPWLLGTFYGLWHSDSSAAREVLLNLLFALLLDLVMVAVVKGLVRRPRPTHNKMDMFVTISVDKYSFPSGHATRAALVCRFVLRHLVLAVPLRVLVVLWALIVSISRVMLGRHNMTDVLFGLLLGYALYGVVEHCWLSPTTAPALFALWSR, encoded by the exons ATGCCGAGCCCCCGGAGCAGCCGCGAGCGACGcgccggcagcagcagcggcagcggcggccgccTGGAGTTCCTGTCGCTGAGCCAGCGCGGGCCCGCCGCCCCCGACAGCCCGTCCCGCCGCAGGGagcccgccgccgccgccgcgccgctgCCCGAGGAGGACTGCATGAAGCTGAACCCGTCCTTCGTGGGCATCgccctcagctccctgctcgCCATCGACCTCTGGGCCTCCAAGCGGCTGGGGGTGTGCGCTGGAGAGGGCTCGGCCTggggcagcgcccggccccTCATGAAGGTCATCGAGGTGTCGGGCCACGGCATCCCCTGGCTGCTCGGCACCTTCTACGGGCTCTGGCACAGTGACAGCTCGGCGgccagggaggtgctgctcaACCTGCTCTTCG CGCTGCTGCTGGacctggtgatggtggcagtgGTGAAGGGGCTCGTCAGGCGGCCGCGGCCCACGCACAACAAGATGGACATGTTCGTCACCATCTCGGTGGACAAGTACTCCTTCCCCTCGGGCCACGCCACCCGGGCCGCTCTGGTGTGCCGCTTCGTCCTGCGCCACCTGGTCCTGGCCGTGCCGCTGCGGGTGCTCGTGGTGCTCTGGGCTCTCATCGTCAGCATCTCCCGGGTCATGCTGGGCAGGCACAACATGACGGACGTGCTCTTCGGGCTGCTGCTGGGCTACGCGCTCTACGGCGTGGtggagcactgctggctgtcCCCCACCACCGCGCCCGCCCTCTTTGCGCTCTGGAGCCGCTGA